Proteins from a single region of Starkeya sp. ORNL1:
- a CDS encoding helix-turn-helix domain-containing protein: MVDPNDDFLSAPELDYDAFRAALRGDWGWFSPTREATGKVRTRRVCGFVATDLTCNTARVERTELDIRRDDMEYYYVTVQATGESTIIHNRQVINTAAGDFVLLDSTRPVTFVPAAQHRHAQWLSLQLPRQNLVSHLGFEPQGGACGRRQAQAARLLSQLALDPVSNAEPALASADEFMRLAVYDLVGALFALPVPLGSHHTDKLFARVCGVIKERFADPDMSPCEVATEMGISLRYLQKLFTIRGSTCGDYISSLRLDHAAHLIERRASMKTGQPLSDIAYACGFRDYTYFARRFRLRFGTKPGAVGAGVTGSDDARARADIG; this comes from the coding sequence ATGGTGGACCCGAACGACGATTTTCTCAGCGCTCCAGAATTGGATTACGACGCTTTCCGGGCTGCTCTGCGCGGGGATTGGGGATGGTTTAGCCCAACTCGCGAAGCCACCGGCAAGGTGCGCACGCGGCGCGTCTGCGGATTCGTTGCAACGGATCTCACCTGCAACACTGCCCGCGTTGAGCGGACGGAACTGGACATTCGCCGCGATGACATGGAGTACTATTACGTCACGGTTCAGGCTACGGGTGAATCGACAATCATTCACAACCGCCAGGTCATAAACACGGCCGCTGGCGATTTCGTCCTGCTCGATTCCACAAGACCCGTGACATTCGTCCCGGCGGCCCAACACCGGCACGCGCAATGGCTCAGTTTGCAATTGCCGCGCCAGAACCTGGTGTCGCATCTCGGCTTCGAGCCGCAAGGTGGCGCGTGCGGTCGTCGGCAGGCGCAAGCGGCACGTCTGCTCAGTCAACTCGCTCTCGACCCCGTCAGCAATGCGGAACCCGCGCTCGCATCGGCCGATGAATTCATGCGCCTGGCGGTCTATGATCTCGTCGGCGCGCTGTTTGCACTGCCCGTCCCGCTTGGCTCACACCACACCGACAAGCTGTTCGCGCGTGTCTGCGGCGTCATCAAGGAACGCTTTGCCGATCCGGATATGTCTCCGTGCGAGGTGGCCACGGAGATGGGAATTTCACTGCGCTATTTGCAGAAGCTGTTCACTATCCGCGGCTCGACATGTGGTGACTATATATCCTCGCTCCGTCTGGATCACGCGGCGCATCTGATCGAACGCCGCGCGTCGATGAAGACAGGTCAGCCTCTCAGCGATATTGCCTATGCCTGCGGCTTTCGTGACTACACGTATTTTGCGCGCAGATTCCGCCTGCGTTTCGGCACCAAGCCGGGCGCCGTCGGAGCAGGCGTCACGGGTAGCGACGACGCACGAGCCCGCGCCGACATTGGGTAA
- a CDS encoding FUSC family protein, whose amino-acid sequence MAGLVQDRTVFAGLPTASWAFAVRIWLALVAALYISFWLELEAPTSAALTVAILALPTRGQGLEKAGVRVAATVIGVTASIAIFGAFSQTDGLLLAVLAAWIGLCVFAAGLLDGNRAYAAALGVITISLIAIQKIDSPQDIFEAGLARGAAIAVGILAVTLVNDLLAAPDYHPKIASDLAGLHRRAIAYAQSVLRGETVPPATSAGLLRAITSLRSEVSALSAESSSGPARSAAARNALVDLVGVVSVARELEALPVAATAPLAGQIASSLDGESAAALPPVSRGDDPDSGLIALSFAWLAGTLVERSRQVRDDLGRLRDGRFPSRPWKAPLYRSYRVAVENGVRAGLCFALAAVFFMVTGWPTTEISLSLVAILIGLGATAPDARAFTTLAVIAVPFACLIAGVLEFVILDGADAFPLLAIALAPAVIGPALLMTATKPAVAGMGRLFLIFGVAILAPTNPQSYNPQTFVFTVLFLCLATLLLFAIQILVPPLSGEDRLRRLLAGARHQATAPEPFTQRTLAPEEATFRDAGRIGQIVAAGAAVPAKMQCLDEAMACFDHTVAVRACAAALDGPSAYAAAAVGDAGRKALTRRDATGLLDVARSLYPAALAGDPKATELCARLTLASRAIAASPSAIFNREMT is encoded by the coding sequence ATGGCCGGGCTTGTTCAGGACCGCACCGTCTTTGCCGGACTGCCCACCGCGTCGTGGGCGTTCGCGGTAAGGATCTGGCTTGCGCTTGTCGCGGCGCTGTACATCAGCTTCTGGCTCGAGCTGGAGGCGCCCACCAGTGCCGCCCTGACGGTCGCCATACTGGCGCTGCCCACGCGCGGCCAGGGTCTCGAAAAGGCGGGTGTTCGGGTTGCCGCGACCGTCATCGGCGTGACGGCTTCGATCGCGATCTTCGGAGCCTTCAGCCAGACGGATGGACTGCTGCTCGCGGTGCTTGCGGCATGGATCGGCCTCTGCGTCTTCGCGGCCGGGCTGCTCGACGGCAATCGCGCCTACGCGGCGGCGCTGGGTGTCATCACCATTTCGCTGATCGCGATTCAAAAGATCGACAGCCCGCAGGACATATTCGAGGCCGGCCTTGCCCGCGGTGCCGCCATTGCCGTCGGTATCCTTGCAGTAACGCTCGTCAATGATCTGTTGGCGGCGCCCGATTATCATCCGAAAATAGCGAGCGATCTCGCGGGCCTGCATCGGCGTGCCATCGCCTATGCGCAAAGTGTGCTTCGCGGCGAGACGGTGCCGCCCGCGACATCGGCCGGGCTCCTGCGCGCGATCACCAGCCTGCGGTCCGAAGTAAGCGCCCTGAGCGCGGAATCGAGCAGCGGCCCCGCCCGAAGTGCGGCTGCGCGAAACGCATTGGTGGACCTGGTTGGCGTCGTTTCCGTCGCCCGCGAGCTGGAAGCGCTGCCGGTCGCAGCAACTGCGCCGCTCGCCGGGCAGATCGCCTCCAGCCTCGATGGCGAGAGCGCCGCCGCCTTGCCGCCGGTCTCGCGAGGCGATGACCCCGACAGCGGCTTGATCGCGCTGAGCTTCGCCTGGTTGGCCGGAACGCTGGTCGAGCGCAGCAGGCAGGTGCGCGACGATCTCGGGCGACTGCGTGATGGCAGATTCCCCTCGAGGCCATGGAAGGCTCCGCTTTACCGGTCCTATCGCGTCGCGGTCGAGAACGGCGTGCGGGCCGGTCTCTGCTTCGCCCTTGCGGCGGTATTCTTCATGGTTACAGGCTGGCCGACGACGGAGATCTCGCTCTCGCTTGTGGCGATACTCATCGGCCTCGGCGCGACGGCCCCCGATGCGCGCGCCTTCACGACGCTGGCCGTCATCGCCGTACCGTTCGCCTGCCTGATCGCCGGCGTCCTGGAGTTTGTCATCCTCGACGGCGCCGATGCCTTCCCGCTGCTGGCCATCGCCCTGGCGCCGGCCGTGATCGGCCCGGCGCTGCTCATGACGGCAACCAAGCCGGCCGTTGCCGGGATGGGGCGGCTCTTCCTCATCTTCGGCGTGGCGATCCTCGCGCCGACCAACCCGCAGAGCTACAATCCGCAAACATTTGTCTTCACGGTGCTTTTTCTCTGCCTCGCGACCCTGCTGCTGTTCGCGATCCAGATCCTGGTGCCCCCACTGTCCGGTGAAGACCGGCTGCGGCGGCTGCTGGCGGGCGCACGACACCAGGCAACAGCGCCCGAGCCTTTTACCCAGCGCACCCTTGCGCCCGAAGAGGCGACGTTCCGCGACGCCGGCCGGATCGGCCAGATCGTGGCGGCCGGAGCTGCGGTCCCGGCAAAGATGCAGTGTCTCGACGAGGCCATGGCCTGCTTCGACCATACGGTGGCAGTGCGTGCCTGTGCCGCGGCGCTGGACGGGCCGTCCGCGTACGCTGCTGCAGCAGTCGGCGATGCCGGGCGCAAGGCGCTCACGCGCCGGGACGCCACCGGCCTGCTGGACGTAGCCCGGAGCCTCTATCCGGCCGCGCTCGCCGGCGATCCCAAGGCGACCGAGCTATGCGCGCGCCTGACCTTGGCAAGCCGCGCCATCGCTGCCTCGCCGTCTGCAATCTTCAATCGGGAGATGACGTGA
- a CDS encoding nitroreductase family protein, with product MTNAVIECILSRSAAKYYDPAATLSDDQIRELVRIGTTAPTSFHLQNWRFIAVRTPEAKARLRPIAWNQPAITEAAVTFIVCGQLVDTSVIPGRLAPLVEAGIMPARMVPEWEIPARDLYMEYPQRQRDEAVRTGTFGAAAMIYAARSLGLGSTPMIGFDAEAVHREFALAEDEVPVMLLSVGPERPGNWAQKPRLPVADVLELV from the coding sequence ATGACCAACGCCGTCATCGAATGTATCCTGAGCCGCAGTGCCGCCAAATACTATGACCCTGCCGCGACCTTGAGCGACGACCAGATCCGCGAGCTGGTGCGAATTGGCACCACAGCGCCGACATCCTTCCACTTGCAGAACTGGCGCTTCATCGCCGTACGCACGCCTGAAGCCAAGGCTCGGCTACGTCCGATCGCCTGGAATCAGCCCGCGATCACCGAAGCGGCGGTTACCTTTATCGTCTGCGGCCAGTTGGTCGATACCAGCGTCATACCGGGGCGCCTGGCACCGCTGGTGGAAGCGGGCATCATGCCGGCCAGGATGGTGCCGGAATGGGAAATCCCCGCACGCGATCTGTATATGGAGTACCCGCAGCGCCAGCGGGACGAGGCCGTACGCACCGGCACCTTCGGCGCGGCGGCGATGATCTATGCGGCCCGCTCGCTAGGCCTGGGTTCGACGCCGATGATCGGTTTCGATGCCGAAGCGGTGCACCGCGAGTTCGCACTGGCCGAGGACGAAGTGCCGGTCATGCTGTTGTCCGTGGGGCCGGAGCGTCCGGGAAACTGGGCGCAGAAGCCACGCCTGCCCGTGGCCGATGTGCTGGAACTGGTGTGA
- a CDS encoding glutathione S-transferase N-terminal domain-containing protein, with protein MTVDHPIFTRWPAQYPDRLQLFSAPTPNGVKVGIMLEETGLAYEPHRIDIMANESHDPAFLALNPNGKIPAIYDPDGPSGTPLALFESGAILLYLADKTGQFISTDPNTRYETIQWVMWQMGGVGPMFGQVGFFNKFAGKAYEDKRPRDRYATESARLLGVLDGRLAGRDWVMGADYSVADISLLGWVRNLIGFYEARELVGFDRFLHVQAWLDRGLARPQVQRGLQVTAA; from the coding sequence GTGACGGTCGATCATCCGATATTCACGCGCTGGCCGGCGCAGTACCCCGATCGGCTGCAACTCTTTTCCGCCCCGACGCCCAATGGCGTGAAGGTCGGCATCATGCTTGAGGAAACGGGCCTCGCCTACGAGCCGCACCGGATCGACATCATGGCGAACGAAAGCCACGACCCGGCGTTTCTCGCGCTCAACCCCAACGGCAAGATTCCCGCAATCTACGACCCCGACGGGCCGAGCGGCACGCCGCTCGCGCTGTTCGAGTCGGGCGCGATCCTCCTCTATCTTGCCGACAAGACGGGCCAGTTTATCTCGACCGATCCGAACACCCGCTACGAAACGATCCAGTGGGTGATGTGGCAGATGGGCGGTGTCGGCCCGATGTTCGGTCAGGTCGGCTTCTTCAACAAATTCGCCGGCAAGGCCTATGAGGACAAGCGCCCGCGCGACCGCTACGCAACCGAGTCAGCGCGGCTGCTCGGTGTCCTCGACGGGCGGCTCGCGGGCCGCGACTGGGTGATGGGCGCTGACTACAGCGTCGCCGATATTTCGCTGCTCGGCTGGGTGCGCAACCTGATCGGCTTTTACGAAGCGCGCGAGCTCGTCGGTTTCGACCGCTTTCTTCATGTGCAGGCGTGGCTCGATCGCGGTCTCGCACGTCCGCAGGTGCAGCGCGGGCTGCAAGTGACGGCGGCCTGA
- a CDS encoding carboxymuconolactone decarboxylase family protein translates to MPRSAALKPEQVPAESKPTLDTFTRNIGFTPNMLATFALSPIAFNSWATLRGSMSKALDAKTRDSIGLAVSEVNECNYCLMVHSFTAEHMARLRADEIILARKGHASDPKRNAAVQFAREVIETRGKVSDADLKAVRDAGYTDANIMEIVTLVAMYSLTNFFNNVFDPENDFPAVTPAGSI, encoded by the coding sequence GTGCCAAGAAGTGCAGCTCTGAAGCCGGAACAGGTGCCGGCCGAGTCGAAACCGACTCTCGATACGTTCACCAGGAATATCGGGTTCACCCCCAATATGCTGGCGACCTTCGCGCTAAGCCCGATCGCATTCAACTCGTGGGCCACACTGCGCGGCTCCATGAGCAAGGCGCTCGACGCGAAGACGCGTGACAGCATCGGCCTCGCTGTCTCCGAAGTGAATGAATGCAATTACTGTCTGATGGTGCACAGCTTTACGGCCGAGCATATGGCCAGGCTGCGGGCTGATGAAATCATTCTCGCCCGGAAGGGCCATGCCAGCGACCCGAAGCGCAATGCCGCCGTCCAGTTTGCGCGCGAAGTCATCGAGACCCGCGGCAAGGTCAGTGACGCCGATCTGAAAGCCGTTCGCGACGCCGGCTACACGGATGCGAACATCATGGAGATCGTCACTCTGGTGGCGATGTATTCCTTGACGAACTTTTTCAATAACGTATTCGATCCCGAGAATGACTTCCCCGCCGTTACGCCGGCTGGCTCGATCTGA
- a CDS encoding carboxymuconolactone decarboxylase family protein — MTSRIDYAKASPEGYKAFGGVYVAVQRSGLPKELVDLVYLRVSQINGCAFCIDMHSRDLLKSGLTAEKLVLVPVWRDAGAMFSARERVALAWAETVTRVSETGVPDADYEAAAAEFCDKELADLTYAISLMNAFNRFGVSFRSTPAAIAKA, encoded by the coding sequence ATGACCAGTCGTATCGACTACGCGAAGGCATCTCCTGAAGGCTACAAGGCATTCGGCGGCGTGTATGTCGCCGTTCAGAGAAGTGGCCTGCCGAAGGAGCTTGTCGATCTCGTGTATCTGCGGGTGTCGCAGATCAATGGCTGTGCGTTCTGCATCGACATGCATTCGCGCGACCTGCTCAAATCCGGTCTGACGGCAGAAAAGCTCGTGCTTGTGCCGGTGTGGCGCGATGCGGGTGCCATGTTCAGCGCTCGCGAACGCGTCGCCCTCGCCTGGGCGGAGACCGTGACACGGGTATCCGAAACAGGCGTTCCCGATGCCGATTATGAGGCCGCCGCGGCCGAGTTCTGCGACAAGGAACTCGCCGATCTCACCTATGCGATCAGCCTGATGAACGCCTTCAATCGCTTCGGCGTTTCGTTCCGCTCGACCCCGGCCGCGATTGCCAAGGCCTAG
- a CDS encoding helix-turn-helix transcriptional regulator yields MILYAGCHAKHSHIAGGGQGEWTGSMISASASKLSTTDLNTLMQALEIDVVALTEILVPHGHRVEMGTIDAPAIHYNLKGSGRISINRGPNMQLTPHLLIIVPPNTPFSIEVDGADGATRLISRDCWKRNEEGLLRIAVPNEMPEVVQICGFFNASFGQSVGLFRDLREPVIEQFEPSDKIDGKLREVMNELLSQEVGVGAMTASLLKQVIIALARRSLKSSQSWTDRFSILADRQITRAFADMVARPGAAHTIQSLACSASLSRSAFMARFSEIFGRSPMAVLRDLRMRQAALELTTTTTPVDVVAHNAGYESRSSFVRAFRKAYDIDPSEYRQSLKNAEADKGA; encoded by the coding sequence TTGATCCTGTACGCAGGTTGCCATGCAAAACACAGCCATATCGCGGGCGGCGGACAGGGGGAGTGGACCGGTTCGATGATCTCCGCCTCTGCCTCGAAGCTCTCCACTACCGACCTCAACACCCTCATGCAGGCACTTGAGATCGACGTCGTGGCGTTGACGGAAATCCTCGTTCCGCACGGCCACCGGGTCGAGATGGGAACGATCGATGCGCCCGCGATCCACTACAACCTCAAGGGTTCCGGGCGGATATCGATCAATCGCGGCCCGAACATGCAGTTGACGCCTCACCTGCTCATCATCGTTCCCCCGAATACGCCCTTTTCGATCGAGGTCGACGGCGCCGACGGCGCTACCCGCCTGATCAGCCGCGATTGTTGGAAGCGCAACGAAGAAGGTCTCTTGCGTATCGCCGTTCCGAACGAAATGCCCGAGGTCGTACAGATTTGCGGCTTCTTCAACGCGTCCTTCGGTCAGTCGGTTGGTCTGTTTCGCGACCTGCGCGAACCGGTCATCGAGCAATTCGAACCGTCGGACAAGATTGATGGCAAGCTCCGCGAGGTCATGAATGAGCTCCTGTCTCAAGAGGTCGGCGTGGGAGCGATGACGGCCTCACTTCTGAAACAGGTCATCATTGCATTGGCGCGGCGCTCGCTGAAATCTTCGCAGAGCTGGACCGACCGCTTCTCCATCCTTGCCGACCGCCAGATCACGCGCGCGTTCGCCGACATGGTCGCCCGCCCCGGCGCTGCACACACGATCCAGAGTCTGGCCTGCAGCGCAAGCTTGAGCCGTTCGGCCTTCATGGCCCGCTTTTCCGAAATCTTTGGCCGGTCTCCCATGGCCGTCCTTCGCGACCTCAGGATGCGGCAGGCCGCGCTTGAGCTAACGACGACGACGACGCCCGTCGATGTTGTAGCTCATAACGCGGGATATGAGAGCCGCTCAAGCTTCGTGCGGGCATTCCGCAAAGCCTACGACATTGATCCTAGCGAGTACCGGCAGAGCTTGAAGAACGCTGAGGCTGACAAGGGCGCTTGA
- a CDS encoding multidrug efflux SMR transporter, with the protein MAWALLGIAGILEIAFAYSMKSSEGFTRLTPALFTVATGVSSVVLLSLSLRTLPVGTGYAVWTGIGAAGTAILGVAMLGDPASPMRLLCIALILAGVIGLKLVSAS; encoded by the coding sequence ATGGCATGGGCACTGCTCGGCATTGCCGGCATTCTCGAAATCGCATTCGCCTACAGCATGAAGTCGTCGGAAGGTTTCACGCGGTTGACTCCTGCGTTGTTTACTGTGGCCACCGGAGTATCGAGTGTCGTTCTTCTCTCGCTGTCGCTCCGCACGCTCCCGGTTGGGACCGGCTATGCGGTGTGGACCGGCATCGGCGCGGCCGGCACCGCGATCCTGGGAGTGGCGATGCTCGGCGACCCGGCTTCGCCGATGAGGCTGCTCTGCATCGCTCTCATCCTGGCCGGCGTCATCGGGCTCAAGCTGGTCTCGGCAAGCTGA
- a CDS encoding DUF1656 domain-containing protein, with amino-acid sequence MPMFHELVIGGVLVAPIVSYAVAALLIIFLLRPLLHAAGISRMFSHPTVAELGLYVTIFGLITLYS; translated from the coding sequence ATGCCGATGTTCCACGAGCTGGTGATCGGCGGCGTTCTTGTCGCTCCGATCGTTTCCTACGCAGTCGCCGCGCTTCTGATCATTTTTCTGCTTCGACCTCTGCTTCATGCGGCGGGCATATCGCGGATGTTCAGCCATCCGACAGTCGCTGAGCTTGGCCTGTACGTGACGATCTTCGGCTTGATCACCCTCTATTCCTAG
- a CDS encoding NADP-dependent oxidoreductase produces MKAIVVTDQAAGMAGMKLVERPEPQAAINDVVVRVYASGFVGTELTWPSTWTDRLDRNRTPSIPGHELAGVVTVLGYGTTGLSVGQRVFGLTDWTRDGTLAEYAAVEARNLAPLPGDVDFTVGASLPISGLTAWQGLFEHARLQAGQSVLAHGAAGAVGSMVTQLARLAGAHVIGTGRAADRQKALDFGAQEFVDLDNDILEDVGAIDLVFDVIGGDIGKRSAHLVRAGGTLVSVVGPSEVRPADGLAVDFVVESNRAQLSEIVQRVRDGRLRTNIGNIATLDDAVSAFNPTERRSGKTIIRVHP; encoded by the coding sequence ATGAAGGCAATCGTTGTGACGGACCAGGCCGCGGGAATGGCCGGGATGAAGCTGGTGGAGCGGCCCGAGCCGCAGGCGGCAATAAACGACGTCGTCGTTCGGGTCTATGCATCGGGATTCGTCGGGACTGAGTTGACGTGGCCCTCGACCTGGACCGATCGCCTCGACCGTAACCGGACACCGTCGATCCCCGGGCATGAGCTGGCCGGAGTGGTCACCGTCCTCGGCTATGGCACGACGGGGCTGTCAGTGGGACAGCGGGTGTTCGGCCTCACGGACTGGACTCGCGACGGTACCCTGGCGGAGTACGCGGCCGTGGAGGCGCGCAACCTCGCGCCGCTGCCGGGCGATGTCGATTTCACGGTGGGCGCGAGCCTGCCGATCTCGGGCCTGACGGCGTGGCAGGGATTGTTCGAGCACGCTCGCCTCCAGGCAGGACAGAGCGTCCTCGCGCACGGCGCGGCCGGCGCGGTCGGGTCGATGGTGACGCAACTCGCACGATTGGCCGGCGCCCACGTCATCGGCACCGGACGCGCCGCTGACCGCCAGAAGGCGCTCGACTTCGGTGCGCAGGAGTTTGTCGACCTCGACAACGACATCCTCGAAGACGTCGGCGCAATCGATCTGGTGTTCGATGTCATCGGCGGCGACATCGGGAAGCGGTCCGCGCACCTGGTTCGAGCCGGAGGAACACTGGTGTCCGTCGTCGGGCCGAGCGAGGTGCGGCCCGCCGACGGCCTGGCGGTCGACTTCGTTGTCGAGTCCAATCGTGCCCAACTGAGCGAGATCGTCCAGCGCGTGCGGGACGGGCGGTTGCGCACGAATATCGGCAACATCGCGACACTCGACGATGCCGTCTCCGCCTTCAACCCGACCGAGCGACGCTCGGGGAAGACGATCATCCGCGTCCATCCGTGA